A single Pseudomonas putida DNA region contains:
- a CDS encoding dynamin family protein: MREQHSLSELVSDRLPTLLKQQQQLERLQRTAGQVDGEIVGTGQADFTQDNVIYQFSHQGKSFQLIDVPGIEGNESKYEAMVQAAIAKAHLVFYVNGTNKKPENKTAEKIKHYLNRDAKVYAICNLRGKADSYEYDQDREALERTHKDAVETREQTREVLEGILGAELVSGCQSLQGLLGFAGVAFDERGLSSIHPSRTDLIKSQRAYKQDFASQQAMRNFSQLDQLHKVIGDGCANFEVDIVESNKRKVLRLLQDTVNDLQKQRDEHQAFSGKMGAEIEDCQGVIRKSFEDLKSNFSAGRSNALDTFFTELNKAACAAVQEHFSDKDDVERVINQLVEEGQEKLAQELETVQEELVEGISQAIGRALKRLQENAERVNFQQRLSQAASNSLSLSSAMDAISFNFSDVGGLLLSIGKYASSGLLIGSFVPGVGNIVGAVIGGVVGLLAAGLSYILGGRNKKILEAQGKVSDAIKKQHLASKEAFDQDTQTMVANIKEQIEKTTLAQLKDERRKMADITALFDKKIASIQALKNQVEAKPHGTI, translated from the coding sequence ATGCGCGAACAACATTCCTTGAGCGAGTTGGTCAGCGACAGGCTGCCAACCCTGCTGAAACAACAGCAACAACTCGAGCGCCTGCAGCGCACTGCAGGCCAGGTCGATGGCGAAATTGTCGGCACTGGCCAGGCAGACTTCACCCAGGACAACGTGATCTATCAGTTCAGCCACCAGGGCAAGAGCTTTCAACTGATCGACGTGCCGGGCATCGAGGGTAACGAGTCGAAGTATGAAGCGATGGTTCAAGCGGCCATCGCCAAGGCCCATTTGGTGTTCTATGTGAACGGCACCAACAAGAAGCCCGAGAACAAAACCGCCGAGAAGATCAAGCATTACCTCAACCGTGATGCCAAGGTTTACGCCATCTGCAACCTGCGCGGCAAGGCTGACTCCTACGAGTACGACCAAGACCGTGAAGCGCTGGAGCGTACCCACAAAGACGCCGTCGAAACCCGTGAGCAAACGCGCGAAGTGCTTGAAGGCATTCTTGGCGCGGAACTCGTCAGTGGATGCCAGAGCCTGCAAGGTTTGCTCGGTTTTGCCGGTGTGGCATTCGATGAGCGTGGCCTGAGCAGCATTCATCCGAGCCGCACCGATCTGATCAAATCGCAGCGCGCCTACAAGCAGGACTTTGCCAGCCAGCAGGCGATGCGCAACTTCAGCCAGCTTGATCAGTTGCACAAAGTCATTGGTGATGGTTGCGCCAACTTTGAAGTCGACATTGTTGAAAGTAACAAGCGCAAGGTGCTGCGTTTGCTGCAGGACACTGTGAATGACCTGCAGAAGCAGCGGGATGAGCATCAGGCGTTCTCCGGCAAGATGGGCGCGGAGATCGAGGATTGCCAGGGCGTAATTCGCAAGAGTTTCGAAGACCTGAAGAGCAATTTCAGTGCCGGGCGCAGCAATGCCTTAGATACATTTTTCACCGAGTTGAATAAGGCAGCGTGCGCCGCTGTGCAAGAGCACTTCAGTGACAAAGACGATGTGGAGCGAGTGATCAACCAACTCGTCGAGGAGGGGCAGGAGAAGTTAGCGCAAGAACTTGAAACGGTTCAGGAGGAGCTGGTAGAGGGCATCTCGCAAGCGATAGGGCGGGCGCTCAAACGCTTGCAGGAAAACGCAGAGCGCGTGAATTTCCAGCAACGCTTGAGTCAGGCAGCCAGTAATTCGCTGTCGCTTTCCAGCGCGATGGATGCCATCAGCTTCAATTTTTCAGACGTCGGCGGGCTGCTGCTGAGTATCGGTAAATATGCATCGAGTGGACTTTTGATCGGCTCGTTCGTACCGGGTGTGGGCAATATTGTCGGCGCAGTCATCGGTGGTGTTGTAGGGCTCTTGGCCGCTGGTCTGAGCTACATCTTAGGTGGACGCAACAAGAAAATCCTTGAAGCTCAAGGCAAAGTCAGCGATGCGATCAAGAAACAGCACTTAGCCAGCAAGGAAGCGTTCGATCAGGATACTCAAACCATGGTGGCGAACATCAAGGAACAGATCGAGAAAACCACGCTCGCCCAGTTGAAAGACGAGCGGCGAAAAATGGCCGACATCACAGCCTTGTTCGACAAAAAAATTGCCTCAATCCAGGCACTGAAAAATCAAGTGGAAGCGAAACCTCATGGAACAATTTAA
- a CDS encoding LeoA/HP0731 family dynamin-like GTPase, translating to MEQFKQFNASKTEVIKSLDNLQKLVGALESLGLDVSQDIDKIKKAIGDVQSDALRIALLGAFSDGKTSVVAGWLGQVMKDMKIDTNESSDALAIYRPDNLQDRCEIVDTPGLFGDKEKAAESGALVQYGDITKNYISEAHLIFYVVDATNPLKESHQDIVRWVLRDLNKLSSTIFVINKMDEVADLRDAEEFEQQSTIKKNNLLDKLQRFVDLTAAEREAINVVCVASNPNSRGLEFWLAQKDLYDQRSRISELKQVTQQVLDGSGRETLIRKTGIDVVRDVLGKKITSAKDELIKFELLASNQRQDAKRIQEDIDEGRRKVLATVDNLFNELKNLEADLLNSIRTLPRDQVRAFLEAEIGFSKDDIGEKLRFRIDHLFRTAFNQSSSIMSGISAKIEHQLDSSSNFADSITASALTASSRALTAVSKIPVESIKNGVFLARETLKNLTGYVYKFKPWEATKLAANISRWAGPIGAGIQVLTDVISVVQQQRAETELKQLQNDLGEMVKAHFAEPMKLLQDHDKVIEVFAPQIMAFEKILAEQQAGLESLSKRQAQLAELEAHLSQAFGSQSVIEGEYRVV from the coding sequence ATGGAACAATTTAAGCAGTTCAATGCCAGCAAGACCGAGGTCATCAAGTCGCTCGACAACCTCCAGAAACTGGTGGGAGCGCTTGAAAGTTTGGGGCTAGACGTCTCCCAGGACATCGACAAGATCAAGAAAGCTATTGGCGATGTGCAGTCAGATGCATTGCGCATCGCCCTGCTGGGCGCCTTCTCCGACGGCAAGACCAGCGTGGTTGCTGGCTGGCTGGGCCAGGTCATGAAGGACATGAAGATCGACACCAACGAGTCCTCGGACGCGCTGGCGATCTACCGCCCGGACAACCTTCAGGACCGTTGCGAAATCGTCGATACCCCCGGCTTGTTCGGTGACAAGGAAAAGGCCGCAGAGAGCGGCGCACTGGTGCAATACGGCGATATCACCAAGAACTACATTTCCGAAGCACACCTGATCTTCTACGTGGTCGACGCCACCAACCCGCTCAAGGAAAGCCACCAGGACATCGTGCGTTGGGTACTGCGCGACCTGAACAAACTGAGCTCGACCATCTTCGTCATCAACAAGATGGATGAAGTGGCCGATCTGCGCGATGCCGAAGAGTTCGAGCAGCAGAGCACCATCAAGAAGAACAACTTGCTGGACAAGCTGCAGCGCTTCGTAGACCTCACGGCTGCCGAGCGTGAAGCGATCAACGTGGTCTGTGTTGCCTCTAATCCGAACAGTCGTGGCCTGGAGTTCTGGCTCGCGCAAAAAGACCTGTATGACCAACGTTCGCGGATCAGCGAGCTCAAGCAAGTTACTCAGCAAGTACTTGACGGCAGCGGCCGTGAAACCCTGATCAGAAAGACCGGCATCGATGTCGTGCGCGATGTGCTGGGCAAGAAAATTACCTCAGCGAAGGATGAGTTGATCAAGTTCGAGCTGCTGGCCAGTAACCAGCGTCAGGACGCGAAACGTATTCAGGAGGACATCGACGAGGGCAGGAGAAAAGTCCTGGCCACTGTGGACAACCTCTTCAATGAATTGAAAAATCTTGAAGCTGATCTGCTGAACAGCATTCGCACCTTGCCCCGAGATCAGGTGCGCGCTTTCCTTGAGGCGGAAATCGGCTTCTCCAAAGATGACATCGGCGAAAAGCTGCGTTTTCGCATCGATCACCTGTTCCGCACGGCATTCAACCAATCTTCAAGCATCATGAGTGGCATCAGCGCGAAGATTGAGCATCAGCTGGACAGCTCTTCGAATTTCGCCGACAGCATCACCGCCTCGGCGCTGACTGCATCGAGCCGCGCACTGACTGCCGTGTCGAAGATCCCGGTCGAAAGCATCAAGAACGGTGTGTTCCTGGCCCGTGAGACCCTGAAAAACCTCACCGGTTATGTCTACAAGTTCAAACCCTGGGAGGCGACCAAACTGGCCGCCAACATCAGCCGCTGGGCCGGGCCGATCGGTGCAGGTATCCAGGTGCTGACCGATGTCATCAGCGTCGTCCAGCAACAGCGGGCCGAGACTGAGCTTAAGCAGCTGCAGAATGACTTGGGAGAAATGGTCAAAGCCCATTTTGCCGAGCCGATGAAGTTGCTTCAGGATCATGACAAAGTCATAGAAGTCTTTGCCCCGCAGATCATGGCGTTCGAGAAAATCCTGGCAGAGCAGCAAGCCGGTCTCGAGAGCCTGAGCAAGCGCCAGGCACAGTTGGCAGAACTTGAGGCTCATTTGAGTCAGGCGTTTGGCTCGCAGTCTGTGATCGAAGGCGAGTATCGAGTGGTCTGA
- a CDS encoding DUF726 domain-containing protein encodes MNPQFKFHTLPQRSGEVANVFIHGYSAGHDMEDRCALRKCIPSSLHNCINIFAFWPSGHWSQFDTMTSGGVSALARFNVLAGTVAAVADRAVHFNTSRNRATEMGKTLLQQLERYLFQHHPYISRVNLIGHSLGGRVVVSALLDSMKKPTDGNLEIGDVLLMAAATELSGDQAFAIGKRIKGKLYNARSSDDYVLLLNLGESSAGRQKVEHCEDVPMPGFSHTDYWPGLEKVLRASGFQGYRGGIPALNQPQPTIDKPDPVVTDHLLYDLLELTSGRIRDQVVKHVRSSSWASLEIDNSVYPLAKEFQLLGGHCLVNLARGRGLKYVQILLMLAEHYDLEAELHDCAQVIEMEALLISKCFRSSFGEGHVLAARKDIVAQMDAMSEKGYFEQVDALAASLTMTSYFSTPEAPRPEYRKAAPAKASKELTLISASAMSTLADLIPTQRIKAAVTNLKSAVKPGYSALIPAVAIIFYARFKLDNEGLL; translated from the coding sequence GTGAACCCTCAATTCAAGTTCCATACCCTCCCCCAACGCTCCGGTGAAGTTGCCAACGTCTTCATTCACGGTTACTCCGCCGGCCACGACATGGAAGACCGTTGTGCGTTGCGCAAGTGCATTCCGTCCTCCCTGCACAATTGCATCAACATCTTCGCCTTCTGGCCGTCGGGGCACTGGAGCCAGTTCGACACAATGACCAGTGGCGGTGTGTCGGCGCTTGCCCGGTTCAACGTGCTCGCCGGCACTGTCGCCGCGGTGGCCGATCGGGCGGTGCACTTCAACACCAGCCGCAACCGTGCCACAGAGATGGGCAAGACACTGCTTCAGCAACTTGAGCGCTATCTCTTCCAGCACCACCCTTACATATCGCGGGTGAATCTGATCGGCCACTCTCTGGGCGGTCGAGTGGTAGTAAGTGCCCTACTCGACTCGATGAAAAAGCCTACCGACGGCAACCTGGAGATTGGCGACGTGCTGTTGATGGCGGCCGCCACCGAACTGTCGGGGGATCAAGCGTTCGCCATCGGCAAGCGCATCAAGGGCAAGCTCTACAATGCCCGTTCAAGCGATGACTACGTATTGCTGTTGAACTTGGGGGAAAGCAGTGCGGGCCGGCAAAAAGTCGAACACTGCGAGGATGTGCCAATGCCCGGCTTCAGCCATACCGACTATTGGCCCGGCCTGGAAAAGGTTCTGCGTGCATCAGGTTTCCAGGGCTACAGAGGCGGGATACCCGCCCTGAACCAGCCCCAGCCAACGATCGACAAACCCGACCCTGTCGTCACCGACCACCTGCTTTACGACCTGCTCGAACTGACCAGTGGCCGGATCCGCGATCAGGTCGTCAAGCACGTACGCAGCAGCAGCTGGGCGAGCCTTGAGATCGACAACTCGGTTTATCCGCTGGCCAAGGAATTCCAACTGCTGGGCGGCCACTGCCTGGTCAATCTGGCGCGAGGGCGTGGCCTCAAGTATGTGCAGATTCTGCTCATGCTGGCCGAGCATTACGACTTGGAGGCAGAGCTGCACGACTGTGCGCAGGTGATCGAAATGGAGGCGCTGCTCATCAGCAAGTGCTTCCGCTCTTCATTCGGCGAGGGTCATGTGCTGGCGGCAAGGAAGGATATCGTGGCGCAGATGGATGCCATGTCCGAGAAAGGTTATTTCGAGCAGGTCGATGCGTTGGCGGCAAGCCTGACCATGACGTCCTACTTCTCGACGCCTGAAGCGCCCAGGCCCGAATACCGCAAGGCTGCCCCTGCAAAAGCCAGCAAAGAACTGACGCTGATATCCGCATCGGCAATGTCGACGTTGGCTGATCTGATTCCGACCCAGCGCATAAAGGCTGCGGTGACCAATCTGAAGAGTGCGGTAAAGCCAGGTTACTCAGCTTTGATTCCCGCCGTTGCGATTATCTTCTACGCCCGCTTCAAGCTCGATAACGAAGGGTTGCTCTGA
- a CDS encoding restriction endonuclease subunit S, with amino-acid sequence MTNGATTNWLPVSFDDVFTQISTAGKKVKTADALAEGRFPIIDQGRIFISGYLDDASLVVAEDSPLIIFGDHTREIKWIDFAFIPGADGVKILRPNPEMNARFLFFFLRWLPIESKGYARHFKIVRDARYLAPPLEEQTRIAAHIDKLLAQVETLKARIDGVPALLKGFRQSVLTAAVSGRLTETWRDGHTQKSSGVEISPAGWTETTFGDICREITVGYVGKMANQYQAQGVPFLRSQNVRPMRFSLDNILYISEEFHSSIIKSRLEPGDLAIVRSGAPGVTCVIPESLPIANCSDLVIARPSDKLNSGFGCIYMNSEVAQRNVAENQVGVAQQHFNVGSMKRMPINLPPLAEQIEIVRRVEQFFAFADQLEARVKAAQVRVDRLTQSILAKAFRGELVPQDSNEEPASTLLERIRAQHTASPKAKRRRKALA; translated from the coding sequence ATGACTAATGGGGCTACCACGAATTGGTTACCTGTCAGCTTCGATGATGTATTCACTCAAATCTCCACGGCAGGGAAGAAGGTAAAAACCGCTGACGCTCTGGCTGAGGGTAGGTTCCCCATAATCGATCAAGGGCGAATATTCATTTCTGGCTATCTGGACGATGCGAGCTTGGTCGTGGCGGAAGATAGTCCACTGATAATATTCGGCGATCATACGCGCGAAATTAAGTGGATAGATTTCGCGTTTATTCCGGGCGCGGACGGGGTAAAAATTCTCAGGCCGAATCCTGAAATGAATGCCCGTTTCCTGTTTTTCTTTTTGCGATGGTTACCAATTGAGAGCAAAGGATATGCACGACATTTCAAAATTGTAAGAGATGCAAGATATCTGGCTCCGCCGCTTGAGGAGCAAACCCGAATCGCTGCCCATATAGACAAATTGCTGGCTCAAGTGGAAACCCTGAAGGCCCGTATCGACGGAGTACCAGCGTTACTCAAAGGCTTTCGTCAGTCTGTCCTCACCGCCGCCGTTTCCGGGCGGTTGACGGAGACGTGGCGGGACGGGCATACCCAAAAATCCAGCGGAGTAGAGATATCACCGGCGGGGTGGACAGAAACCACATTTGGGGATATCTGCAGAGAAATCACCGTTGGTTATGTAGGAAAGATGGCCAATCAATATCAGGCGCAGGGAGTTCCGTTTCTGCGCTCCCAGAATGTAAGGCCTATGAGATTTTCGTTAGATAACATTCTCTATATCTCGGAGGAGTTTCACTCATCAATCATAAAGTCTCGGCTTGAGCCTGGCGACTTGGCAATCGTTCGTTCGGGCGCCCCGGGAGTTACGTGCGTGATTCCTGAGTCGCTACCCATAGCTAACTGTTCTGACCTTGTAATAGCCCGACCATCGGATAAGCTAAATTCTGGGTTTGGCTGCATCTACATGAATTCTGAAGTAGCACAGCGAAATGTTGCGGAGAACCAAGTAGGTGTTGCACAGCAGCACTTCAACGTTGGCTCGATGAAAAGGATGCCGATCAATCTGCCACCACTGGCCGAACAAATCGAAATCGTGCGCCGCGTTGAGCAGTTCTTCGCCTTTGCCGATCAGTTGGAAGCCCGAGTCAAGGCTGCCCAAGTCCGTGTTGACCGTCTGACCCAAAGCATCCTTGCCAAGGCCTTCCGAGGCGAACTAGTGCCACAAGACTCGAACGAAGAACCGGCCAGTACGTTGCTGGAACGAATCAGGGCCCAGCACACGGCCTCTCCTAAAGCCAAACGTAGAAGGAAGGCGCTGGCGTAA
- a CDS encoding N-6 DNA methylase, translating into MTNSDIVQKLWNLCDVLRDDGINYSDYVTELVLLLFIKMEYEQVQNNDAFNHKLPVGARWPDLAGKSGLNLLDYYRQMLLDLGKNSDPLIAAIYADAQTRLKEPRHLEQLIKSLDGIDWFSAREDGLGDLYEGLLEKNASETKSGAGQYFTPRPLIDSIIRCIKPQPGETIQDPAAGTAGFLIAADAYIKSQTDDHYNLDEKARSFQRNRAFVGVELVPGTRRLALMNTLLHGMEGDEEGVVHLGNALGQTGANLPKVDVILSNPPFGTAKGGGGPTRDDLTYRTSNKQLAFLQHIYRGLKPGGRAAVVLPDNVLFEAGVGTDVRRDLMNKCNLHTILRLPTGIFYAQGVKTNVLFFQKGSQDNPRQDEGCTQRVWFYDLRSNMPSFGKRSPFGAQHLEAFEKAYGVDPNGSSPRAENIEGIGELSRFRVFSRDQIRERGDSLDISWLKDNSSVNAADLPTPEVMAGEVMAELTEALRELDQLMYSLGAGDEATAQKLLLAEVMGFSASEEDV; encoded by the coding sequence ATGACCAACTCCGACATCGTCCAGAAGCTCTGGAACCTGTGCGACGTACTGCGCGACGACGGGATCAACTACAGCGATTACGTCACCGAACTGGTACTGCTGCTGTTCATCAAGATGGAATACGAACAGGTCCAGAACAACGACGCCTTCAACCACAAGCTGCCAGTGGGTGCACGCTGGCCAGACCTGGCGGGTAAATCCGGGCTCAACCTGCTCGACTACTATCGACAAATGTTGCTGGACCTGGGCAAAAACAGCGACCCGCTGATTGCCGCCATCTATGCCGACGCCCAGACCCGGCTCAAGGAACCGCGTCATCTGGAGCAACTGATCAAGAGTCTGGATGGCATCGACTGGTTCAGCGCCCGCGAAGATGGCCTCGGCGATCTCTATGAAGGCCTGCTGGAGAAGAACGCGAGCGAGACCAAGTCTGGTGCTGGCCAGTACTTCACACCGCGTCCGTTGATCGACAGCATTATCCGCTGCATCAAACCGCAGCCCGGTGAAACCATCCAGGATCCGGCCGCTGGCACCGCAGGCTTCTTGATTGCCGCTGACGCTTACATCAAAAGCCAGACCGACGACCACTACAACCTCGACGAAAAAGCCCGCAGCTTCCAGCGCAATCGCGCCTTTGTCGGGGTGGAGTTGGTGCCAGGTACTCGCCGTCTGGCGTTGATGAACACCTTGCTGCATGGCATGGAAGGTGATGAAGAAGGTGTGGTGCACCTTGGCAACGCCCTGGGTCAGACCGGCGCTAACCTGCCCAAGGTCGACGTCATACTCTCCAACCCGCCGTTCGGTACTGCCAAAGGCGGCGGAGGCCCGACCCGCGACGACCTTACCTACCGCACTAGCAACAAGCAGCTGGCGTTCCTGCAGCACATCTACCGTGGCCTCAAGCCCGGCGGCCGCGCTGCCGTAGTTCTTCCGGACAACGTGCTGTTCGAGGCTGGCGTCGGCACGGATGTGCGTCGCGACCTGATGAACAAATGCAACCTGCACACCATCCTGCGTCTGCCGACCGGCATCTTTTACGCGCAAGGCGTGAAGACCAACGTACTGTTCTTTCAGAAAGGCAGCCAGGACAACCCGCGCCAGGACGAAGGCTGCACCCAGCGAGTATGGTTCTATGACCTGCGCAGCAACATGCCCAGCTTTGGCAAACGTTCCCCGTTTGGGGCACAGCACCTCGAGGCCTTTGAAAAGGCCTATGGCGTTGACCCGAATGGCAGTAGCCCGCGTGCGGAGAACATCGAAGGCATCGGCGAACTGAGCCGATTCCGCGTGTTTAGCCGCGATCAGATTCGCGAGCGCGGAGACTCGCTAGATATCAGCTGGCTGAAGGACAACAGTAGCGTCAACGCGGCCGACTTACCCACCCCGGAAGTGATGGCCGGAGAAGTGATGGCCGAATTGACCGAAGCGCTGCGAGAGTTGGATCAACTGATGTACAGCTTGGGCGCAGGGGACGAAGCTACGGCGCAGAAACTACTCCTGGCAGAAGTGATGGGATTTTCTGCAAGCGAGGAGGACGTATGA